ACTGACAACTACCGGTACAGAAGAGCGCGCCAAAATACCAAGCTCCAAACACTTGGATTAATGTTTATgacattacaaaatattaactaATTATACTAGCAacacaattattaaaattaattatttaattattattatagcagGAATAAGTGATTATCTGGTTAAATTTATGCTTAGTTTAAGTCCACAATGGtactcttttttattttactgaaagAAATAGACTAGAACCAATTAAGTTTCCGTATACTATATTCAAAGTCAGAAGAATATGTACATCGTTAAATTTAAGTTCAAGGAAACTCGTCTTCCCTCCGctgcagctgtcaatcattctCTGTTCAGCACTCAAACAGCGCGTCGCGTTCGGTAACGACAGTCAGCACGGTAAAACTCTCCAATATGATATATTCCCATTATAATACTTGATATAAAGAGCTGTGGATTGGCATAAAATGACTTTAACTTGCTGGAGTTTATTGCTGTTTCTGAACGATGTCATCATACTGGCTACAGGGTGTCTGTTAGATCGCACAACACAAGGACTATGAATTGGCGTCACATGCACAATAACTGGAATTTAAAAGTGAGAAGAAACATATGATCAATAAACTGTTAGATGTAGATATACACAGGGATTCTCTTTGTGCCGTGAACTTTTCAATGCGCAGCCCAACTGCGCGCTGTGACTCCATATTGCTTTAAGCACATCATTCTGCACCCGGGATGCCCATAAGCGGTTTGTGCTGCTGTGTTTTAAAGCGTTTCATATTATCATGGTTTTGCACACTGAAAGATTATTAATAGCTTATTTTGTTCTGTCGTATCTATCATGTCTTGTTGCCCCATTAAAAAGCTgcacaatacatttaaaataaacgtCTTTTTATCTTAgattattataaatgcattcatatataaatataaatcaaatataaatagttttttaatttcataagaatacaaatagtaattttaaactttttattaacatatttagattttataaaattactgtgcaaagttttttttttctttaggctAGCATACTTTTTGCTGCTGAATTATAGTCAcctagattttatttatttatttattggtcagcctatgattatatattttcattcatttgttatttttctctATAATGAAGTAGTGTGTTTAGTGCATTCTGGAATGTGTTTAACAAATCAAAGAGTGACCATTAGTTCCACAAATACAGATGTATACACAGGCCCCCACTAATTATTCtagaaataaattattcaaCAAAGGTAACCTCTTTTGCtacatatttttaatggtttaaatgtATACTCTACATGTTTGACCACTTATGAACTATCATTTAGCCTACTATATGTTGTGTACGTGACTAATGTGCCCTACCAtcaccaataaataaattactattagAGCACAAAACAAGAGAACAAATTTCTTCATTGATCTAGTCACTTAAATTTTGCTCTCAGAATGCACCAGATTTAtgcattttcaatttaaaatgtgcaaaattttccTCCAGGGGGGCATGCCTCCGGACCCCCCTAGAGGGACTGATATCCACCCACCACAGTCTCACAAAATCCGTCAGTTATGCCACTGCTTGGAGTATGAGGTCCCTGCGGAACAAAAGTGGGCGTTCTGTATTTGTGGGTGTTCATAaatcatgcaatgaaaatgatccccttcacccgaccccacccctaaaccctaCCAAGAGTCTGACGTCGGCAAATGAGGCAACACTCTCAAAAACACCCCTCTGTTTATGGCCTCGCCCGCTGTATGGTAACTCCTactactgtcctgcagagacctGCACTTGGCTGCGCGCGCATAGTAGTTGCAGAAAAATAGCGGAGgaggaaaatgtgcaaaatctacagaataagagaaaaatgttttgttgtgtctttaaatgtcagaatcggaatgcaaaaaatatagacttcatttttataaaacacCGTCGTTGAAAACGCCCTTTGAGGCTAAACGGAGACGTTTATGTTGCAAGTCACAGACTGGGctgatgaaacctgcaatgattaatctactattaaagcatgaattgatgtaaacagtaagtctacataatattcacatatgcagttcataagggacatacatacatatttatttcacaattctgacttttttcttgcatttgcgtgtttatatctctcagttcggactttataattcgcaattgtgagtttaattCTGAGAGAAATAGACATAACGAGTATAtctcaaaattatgttttttccttctaagaaatgtgagatataaactcggatttgcgaggaaaaaaagtcagaattgtgagatataaactcgaaattaactttttactGCTGAACTGTTATTTTCTGCAACCaggtaggctccgcccacaaaacGTCATCGCTGTTTGCAATCACATAATgggtctatatatatatatatatatatatatatatatatatatatatatatatatatatagttgagTTTAATATCTTTCATTACTCTTGTGAGACCAATGGATCAGTGACAATGACCAGACAAGAACAAAGCAAAGTTTCAAAAgatataaatgatttaataaaaacCATTGCAGGCAAATACAAACATTCAGACATTAATTCCCTGGAGAAGTCAGCTCCTCAAAAACTGACGTGATTTCTCTCGATATCATGAAAAGGATGATGATGAAGCCAATTATAAAGATGAAACCAATAATGAGGGCAGCAATGTTTAGACGGCGAGCTGTAGTGCCGTAAGACCGTGCTGATGCGTAGTTTCCAAGCAATCTGTTGTCCCTGGCCtgacacaaataaaaataaaatatataagctTGAGGTATTTGTGAAGCAGCAAAATGattatataatgaaatatatttattgcttACCTTTATTGAGTTGTAAAATGCTCCAAACCCAAGGCAGCAAGGGTTACAGAAGTGAAGATTGAATGTGGAAAAAATTATATCATCATTCAGTGTTTGATCAGGCATGGACAGGATCACTGGCTGGGCATTGTAGACTTTGTCCTGCATCAGGATCCCGCCATTTGCTGGGTACGTCTGCATCGTCATGTCAATTCAAGAACAAGAAGTTGAAGCTGCTCTCTGAGGTCTGTAAGTGTTCACCTCTCTTTTATAGAGATCTCCAACTGGAATGTGTGCGTCATTTGCTATATTAATGAACACTGGGCGGAGTTGAAGTGAAGTTCtcccgatttttttttttttttttttttttttttgtgtgacgcttttatttttgattgaaCTATCTTTAGaaaaactactaaatgttttcgGCACGGACACACCAGGGCCGTATAACCACCATATACAATGAGGTGGAaaagagtttgtgtgtgtgttgttaaGAGAAGTGCCTATGACTTTGAGAGGTTTGTGTAGCCTATTCCATGCGGTATGCCTTTTAATGTCTACTTCTTGTTTTTGAGGGAACACATTTCTCTCTGTAACAAAGTGGGTGGTGAGCAAAGGGGGTCTACGTTTTGGAGCAGCATCTAGGTTTGCATTGGGTATGTATTCTTTGGCTGGATATATCTTTCCCATTACATTTTCTGTTGCCTAAAGATTCTTTGTGGAGATAAATCCGGATGATACAAAGTCGTAGGACAAAATTGTGAAGATGCACTGCAGCCTTACTGTGTATTTTTAAGcgcttgtttttgtttgtttgtttgttttttcccacCAAAACATTCCAGTCTGCAGAAGTTCTTTGGGAAAATAcagttatactgtatataggctatacaatgttttaaataaagaatttaATATCTTGTAATAATTGTATCTGTCAGTAGTAGGCTACTTCCGTaggataaaataaaaatgaatttatataaaaattataaaatcaataatttatatttagttcACATGAATGAATTAACTTTGAAATGCCTAACAGTGTATTCAGCCCCGTGTAATGTGGGAAGTGGAAATCCTGTTCTTAGTTTCTATGCTATTTTAACACAACAAAAATCATTAATGTAGTCTCCATCCGAATAGAATAGAGTAGGCTAAATTGGTTGAACATAATAAAGATAAATTGTGACAGCATCCTGAaagatataatttaaaaaaaataacttaactTGCTTAGTGTATTAATGTGTGTTTAGGTTCATTTTTTGAGTGTTTAGCATGTCGGTGCATGTTGTGGGAGTGAACGTGTGTACTCTgattcttctttctttttttttttttgcagaaagaAACAAGTAGTCTAGTACAATAAGGCAGTAGGCTACAGAATCTTAAGAAAATGCAATAGAACAgaacacaacaaaaaataaaagcaaaacgagagagaggaaggaaagaaaaaagaaagagagaaataaattacacatcAGGGTCTTCTAGTTTAAATTTTCTCAATAGACTACTCTGtttcaggggtgcgtttcctgaAAGCGTCGTTACCCAAATATGGTTTCAATTTCCGTCGATAGCAGCATAGTTCAACGAGTCTGTGTTCCCGAAAACATAATTCCTACGAACATTCCCAaactggggtgcgtttcccgaaagcatcgttagctGACTATGGTCTCAAGTTCCGTCGTTATCAGCGTAGTTTAACAAGTCGGTGTCTCCCGAAAACATAGTTCCAAAACGAGCATTCccaaactgcatcgcaaacttgtgtggttggaactacAGCTCTCGACATGTGGTTAGAATCATAGTTTCTTTTTTgcatgacatgtggacttaataaatccttattttgagcaaaataagcaagctgacattcagtacaatctattttatttcaaatataacaaaattattttaccatgtttattttgttcaaGCTAAGGATTTATTAAGCCCAGGTGTCATGCAAACAAGAAATTATATGCTTGTAACCACAGGTCGAGAGCTATCGTTCCTTCCAAACACACAACTTTACGATGCTCTTTGGGAATGTTCCTTGTTTTCGGGAACACACACTCCTTGAACTATGCTgctaacgacggaacttgcgaccatattCGGCTAACGATGCttacgggaaacgcacccctgaatcAAAGCAGTCATGATCACACCCACAACATGCACCAACATGCACCGACATGCTAAACACGCACGCACTCAAAAAAGGAAGATAAACACGCACTAAAAAAATGAAGACAAGACAAAACGAGTTAACAATTCTTTGACAAAGATAATTCTTTGTTGTCACAGTTTATCTTTATCATGTTCAACCAATTAAGGCTACTTAATACATTCAGGTTGAGATTATACGAATGATTTTTGTTGCTTTAAATAGCATAGAAACTATAGGAACAGGATTTCCACTTCCCACTTTGCATGGGGCTGGATACactgttaaacattttattattttaatatttaatattttacagtagcTATAACCATATTTCAGATTTACATAACTAC
This Ctenopharyngodon idella isolate HZGC_01 chromosome 5, HZGC01, whole genome shotgun sequence DNA region includes the following protein-coding sequences:
- the ifitm1 gene encoding interferon-induced transmembrane protein 1; protein product: MTMQTYPANGGILMQDKVYNAQPVILSMPDQTLNDDIIFSTFNLHFCNPCCLGFGAFYNSIKARDNRLLGNYASARSYGTTARRLNIAALIIGFIFIIGFIIILFMISREITSVFEELTSPGN